Within the Gorilla gorilla gorilla isolate KB3781 chromosome 15, NHGRI_mGorGor1-v2.1_pri, whole genome shotgun sequence genome, the region AGACCCAGTTCCTTTAATCTGTGTCTGTTTCCATACCCTCTGTCCTCTCAAGGGTGACAGGTTCCATAGAGAGGGCAGCAACCCTGCCCTGGAACAGGAAGAGAGAGGCCTGGGTCTTCCTCTTTGCCTCTCTGGGTAGAGCCTGGGGGTCTGAGATGTGGTTGGAAAGAAGGCTACCTAGGCTTGGGGCATCTAGAAGGAGCCGAAGTCTAAGCCCTGGGGATGAACACTCCATGCCGCGCACcttctgggggtggggtgggagtcaCTGGAATTGGGAGCTGGACTAGAGCTTGGACTTCAAGGCTGGGAAGGGTATCTGAGGTCACCCAGCCAGAAGTTCCTCAGGTGAACATGTGCCCCATGATTGATAACAGACAGGAGAGTTCCTTGGTGACATAAGTTTAGGACACTTTTTGTTGAACTTGAACAGACAGTTTACCAAAGGATCGCTCAGGTTAATATGCTCTTGTGCTATGTGCATCTGTAAGAGGTAGGGATAGGAGCCAACATTTCTCAAAGTTATCTGAGCACAGACCTCTTCGTAGGTATTGTTCAGAATCAGTGTTCTAGAGAACACTCTTTGGTATATGTTACAAAGTCTAACTGCCCTCATCGAACAGAAGGGAAAACGGGTCAGAAGGGTGAAGGTGATCTGCCAAGTTCACACAACGTAACAAGTTCTGAATAGAAGGAAAATCAATCTTGGTCCGTTCCCCTTGGAGAGACTGGCCTTGAGGAAAGATGGTGGCCAGTTGATTCTGATCTTTCTAGAACTAATTCTAGGACCTTTCTTTTTTCCATGTAAAGCCTCTTGCCCCTACAAAAGGGATTCATTGATTGATTAATCCATAGAACAAATGTACACTGAGGGTCTTCTATAGGCAAGGCACTTCCCTGAGTGCTTTGAGAGACAGAGAGCTATAAGAACACATTATCCTTGGCTCTTAAAATTCACAGCACACATGCCTTCCCACTGTCCTAAAATATACACTCACTCTGTCACAGTTAattaagcaatttaaaaaaatggcttGGAAATGGAATGATGCCTCTTGAGATGACAGACCTCTCGGCATGTCTCAGCACTAGGGTTGGGAGCACTGCCATACTGCTCTTGCTTTTCATAGATCCTGAGGCATCAGTGGGGCGAGAGGCTGTGCTGTCCTCTTCCTCCTTCAGGAATTCAGCTGCTTGTCCCCTGTCAGGAGCCCCTGCCCTCTGAAACGTTACTCTTCAGcctggtggggactctgcagtGAACAGAGCTGCACCATCCCTCTGGCTTTCCCAAACTCTTGCTCCAGGGCACTTGGGCTTTGAGGGAAGAGGGACTTGGTGAAGAGGGGATGGCAGGTGGCCTCCATGTGCTCCAGACCTCTCCTCCTCTTTGCAGGTGCACTCCTCCCAGCCCAGCTCCAGAATGGCCCTGCCCCCCAGTCCCCTGGCCATGGAATATGTCAATGACTTTGACTTGATGAAGTTTGAGGTAAAGCGGGAGCCCTCTGAGGGCCGACCTGGCCCCCCTACAGCCTCACTGGGCTCCACACCTTACAGCTCAGTGCCTCCTTCACCCACCTTCAGtgaaccaggcatggtgggggcGACCGAGGGCACCCGGCCAGGCCTGGAGGAGCTGTACTGGCTGGCTACCCTGCAGCAgcagctgggggctggggaggcatTGGGGCTGAGTCCTGAAGAGGCCATGGAGCTGctgcagggtcagggcccagtccCTGTTGATGGGCCCCACGGCTACTACCCAGGGAGCCCAGAGGAGACAGGAGCCCAGCACGTCCAGGTGAGTGGTCAGCAAGCTGGCCTGAGGGGAGGCAGGGCAAGGAAGGAGGACTGCCCAAGAGAGGAAGGGGAGCTCCCAGAGGGGGTTATGGACTGGGACAGGGgacagagggcaggagaaggggaGATGGTCCCTTGAAAGAAATCAGATCGAGAAAACTACATTCTGCTTCTCCCCCTTTTCTTAAAATGGAGAGAAATGAGTAGGCTGAACCAGGAGGAGCAGGGAGAAGATAAGATTAGCAGAGAATCCAAAGGGAAGAATTGAGCTGGGGAGTGGGCGACTCCGGGAGGTAAACAGATACACGGTGTGTGGAAACCAGGGAAAGGGTTATGTGTGGAGTGGAGCTGGGTTGACTGGTTTAGATTGGCCTTTTCAAGACTTCGTGCTTCCCAGCCCCCAACCTTCTCAGGAAGGATTGGGACTCATCCTATTAATTACAGACACAGATGGGGGTGTTGCGGGCATTAGGATGTAATCCAAATCCTGTGAGGGTCACCGGGTTGCAGGCTTCAGGACAGGGAAACGCAGCGCGTTGGAGGGTTGGGGGCTGTCTGGGTGCGGGTCCACTGGACACGCCCGGGCCTGGAGCTGGATGCCGGGGATCCCAGAGACGAGCCCGGGGTTTAGGTGCGCGACGGGCTCGCCTGACCGTGGCCGGCCCTTGCACCGTGGGGCGCCCGCCTGACTGGAGCAACGGTCAGCTGGGGGGCCCGGGGAGCGTCGGGGCCTGGGGCGGGGTCTGGACTGAAACAGACTCCGTGGAAGGGCGAGCCTGCCGGTGAAGGTGGGAGCCGGGGCGGGGCTGTCCCGGGGCGGAGCCAGGTAGCGTCGGGCCCTCAGGGCAGAGCCGGGTGCGACCTGGCGCTGACCCGGTTTCTGCATTCTCCCTCCGCAGCTGGCAGAGCGGTTTTCCGACGCGGCGCTGGTCTCGATGTCTGTGCGGGAGCTAAACCGGCAGCTGCGGGGCTGCGGGCGCGACGAGGCGCTGCGGCTGAAGCAGAGGCGCCGCACGCTGAAGAACCGCGGCTACGCGCAGGCCTGTCGCTCCAAGCGGCTGCAGCAGCGGCGCGGGCTGGAGGCCGAGCGCGCCCGCCTGGCCGCCCAGCTGGACGCGCTGCGGGCCGAGGTGGCCCGCCTGGCCCGGGAGCGCGATCTCTACAAGGCTCGCTGTGACCGGCTAACCTCGAGCGGCCCCGGGTCCGGGGACCCCTCCCCCCTCTTCCTCTGAGCCGTTCAGAGCACTTTGTGGTGTAGtgggggctgggtggggtggcaccGCCCAGGAGGCGGCTGCACGGTTCTCTGCATCGTTACCAGAGCGCCTTCTGGTCCTAGCCACGCCCTGTATGACCGCGCAAATATCCCCAAAGTTTTTGGGTCCTCAAGTCATGCCCGAATTTAGATGCTGGTCATTTTCTGGAGAGGGGTCCCCTCCCCTTACGAACACAGAAACCCAGCCCACATGACTAGCACGCTGAGCTCTGCAGCGAccagtgccaggcactggggggTGGAAGTGTGGTGACACAGTgaatgggaggtggaggagggttgCAGCTCCCACCTCGGTTTAGTTTTTAATTCAAGGTTTTCAACCTATAACACATTAAAGCTGTAATTAGCAATGAGGCTGTATTTTCATTCTGAAGCTTGTAACCTCCCCATTTTAGCACTACAGAATTTTCAAGATTTCAATATCCAACAACTAGATAGATTAGGACCTCTATCCGAGATGCTTTTTCCCTGCCCAACCCTGTGGCCTTCAGGGCTCAGAGCAGCAAAGGCCTGAAGAGTGAGCTCTGGGGGTTGTTGGTGTGGGTTGGGAGAGAGCTGTGTGCAGAAGTCTGGAAACCTGGGTCCTAGTCCCAGCTCTTCCATGGGATCCCCCTGTCACCCTGAGCAAATCAATTGCTTCCTGGACTTGTGTTACTTCATCTAACTCTCATGTGGATTGGACGACTTCTGCTCCCTTTCCAGTTCTGGCATCTCCCCAGTATGGAAGTCCCAGTGGTTTCCCCAAGAAGTCCCCAGGACAATCTCGCCAAAGGCACCTCCTATCCTGCTGCAGTTTCCCAGCTGCAGCCTAGGCAGGGGATGCGCAGCCCAGGCGAGGAAGCCTGGCTTCTCTGTGAGCACATACATGGGTCCTCGGCAGCTCCCTCCAGGCTGTCTGGGCCTCCAGACCTGCACAGGGTGCTCCTGCCACCTCCCACCTCTCTGAGGGCTGAGGTGAGACTTCTCCTGGGATGACAATTTGCTGAGAGAGTGCAGCTTTTGTGAATTAAACTTGAAGTCCAGGCAGAATTCTAATGCAATCGGCTAAATGTTCTTGCAATTTAAGAAGTGTTCATTCTTTATCCCTGCTTCAGGCtactgtttgtgtgtctgtgtgtgggagagggagagagagggagagagagagagagagagcaagaaaaagGGAAGTCCCCACCTGGAGCTGAGTGGCACATCTGTTATGGAGAGCCAATGGAAATGGGGTGGAGGGGCAGGCATTGGAATAGATGGATCCTCCCcctctcaccaccaccaccaccaaactcAGAAGCCTCAGTGGCCCAGCTCGGCCTGTCTGTGGCTATCCAGGTCTCACAGCTTCCATGGTAACCCAGTCCTCCAGTTCAGCAGCCTAAGGGGAGGGCAGATGGGGCCTCTGGGCAGAGCACAGGCGTTGTGCTGGGAGCAGCCGCCTCACCAGTTACTGTCATCTGTCCTCTACCGGACATAATAAATGGGAGAAGCTTTCGGGCATGGGGGAAGAGGCTCCCATATGTCCCTCTTCCTTTCTACCCCCTctctccaccccctccccagctgTCTCTTCTCTTCCCATCACAGTTCTTgctccctctttcccctcctctATCCCAGCTCATCCCTCCTCCGCTTAGGAGCCTGCAATGGGAGTCCTCTCCTCCATCGCTCTCAGAATTTCTCTcgtctcctctcccttccccaccaTTGGCCACTGGCCAACCTCTCTGGCTCTGGATTCTCTCTCTGAGGGGCTCACAGAACCTTTAGCTTCTCTTTCTTCATCCGCTTCCACACTCATTGTTCAAGGGAGAGGATGGGGCAGGGAGGGTCCTTCCGGGAGCCCAGCTCTTTTTCTCTCACTCTAAATTTCACCTGTGTCTATCCTTGCCTGCCCTGGAGCTGTAATTCAGACCCACTACTTTTCTTGTTCACTTTTCTCACCTGCATGGCACACAAAGGCAGACAGAACCATCCACAGACACCTGAGCACACAACTAGGCCACATATACAGTACACATACCTGGGTCTCAAAATGATACTCCTGGGTTACCTGAgtatacttaaaaaaacaaagttgcaCACTGTGGTGATTAAGAGTAGTGCTTTAGGTGGGGCGCggtggttcctgcctgtaatcccaacactttgggaggccaaggaggaagtttgagaccagcctgggcaacatagcgagaaccctgtcactacaaaaaaataaaataaaataaattcagatgtaatggcatgcacctggagtcccacctacccaggaggctaaggtggaaggataacttgagcccaggagttcggggatgcagtgagccataatcgtgccactgcattccagcctgggtggcagagtgagaccctgtttcaagttGCAGTTCTACCAGTTTTTTGACCATGGGTGGGTTAAAATCAAGCCTCACTTGATTGTCAGAAAAATGGTGAAAATAATGGTAACCACCTACTGAgaataaatgcatttaaataaGCACTTAGCATAAAGTTGACACATGCTATGTAATGATATTTGCTGTTGTTGCTGATGTGATTGTTAAGTGTGTGAATCTGTGTGTTCATGCACTGCACATCCCTGAGTCCATGAGTGTGACCCattaaggacatgaacagacacacaCATTGACACACCCAGGAAACCAGACTGTATAGGCCTTAGATGCTCCACTGTGTTCCCAATTCACTAGCAGCCCTGCTGTCCTCCTTCAGTACCCCCAGCACCTGCTCTTGGCCCACCCCACAGCTGTGTGGGGGCTGGGGTTCAGCTCCTGGGGGACTCAGCAGGGCCTCTCTGGAGACAGCTATAAGAAAGCTTCAGCCTGCCCCCCTGACAGCCCCTAATTATCCTCCTATCTCCTGTAATTATTCTCCATGATGCCTAGACCCCCTGGAGTTGGGAGGTGAGGGTGGGGGCTCCTCAGATCCCACAGGCACATAGCTGGGGTAAGACTGCAGAGACAGCAGCCTGCCTGGGGAGCTCCGTCTCAGATTTTGAAAGGTGCTGGTCCTCATTTCTtatggtgtgtgtgggggtgctGCAGGCTGCCCAGTGGGCATCTGAGGCATGATGGTTAGAGGCTGAGGTGCTAGGAGCAGTTCTCTTTATTAATGGCTAGAAAGTCAGGATCACCCAAGGAAGTCACTGAGGGGCCACAGCATTGAAGGGTATGGGGTTTGGAGAGACAGGAGCAGGACCCACCACTCACGTCCAGAACCCAGGGGGCACACCTGGTCCAAGAGGTGGAGGCATTGGTCACTGGAGTCACGAGGGTCAGGACAGGCACCTGGGAGGGGGTGGGAGAGTCATAAGCACTCTCTTCTACACTACATCCAGCCTAGTTGGGCTCTACCAAGCCACTTTGCACCCCCTGTGTCCACTCCTTTGGAAGCCCCAGGACTcactgagaggctgagggagtGTCGGTCCGGAGGGAGGCAGTCACGGGCTAGGGCTGGGAGTCGTAGCCAGTGTGCAGGGCCTGGGAGCCCCAGGGCTGATGCCCTGGCTGGCGTAGTACTCCACCACCTGCCGTGGCACCTCAGCCAGGACACACTTGGCGAGTGCAGAGGGGGCAGCCTAGGGTGGGGACAGTGATGTGGTTAGGGGTGAGAGGAAGAGTAGGGGAGGCAGGGTCAGCTGAGGGAGAAGTGGGGCTTCAGGGTGGCCAGCTGGGCTCCCGCGTGCTTAGCAGGACATCAAATGGTGGAAGACGAAGGTCAGATTTGGGGGGATGAGAAGCTGAGGAGTCCTTCAGCCGGAAGGGGCCCGGGGGACTCACATCCTTGAAGTCTCGGAAGGGCACGAACTGGACAATGTCTCGGGCTGCAGGCACCCCTCGGGGACAGCGCAAGGGGCCGTCGTCGCCATCCAGCAGCCTCATGTCAGAGAAGTCAGCATTGCCCACGCCTACGATGATGATGGACATGGGCAGGCGGGAGGCACGCACGATAGCAGTGCGAGTCTCAGCCATGTCGCTCACCACACCGTCAGTGAGCACCAGCAGCACCGAATACTTCTGAGGGCAAGCAAAGAGGGTGGAAGGGTTGGCTTTGTGTGCAAGGGCGTTGACACCGTTTCCACCAAGGTGcaggccctggccctggcacCACTTAAAGACACATGGGACAGCTCCTGTTTGCCCGCCATGTCTTCCTACCGTGGCTTGGCCGGTGCTCTGCTCCCGCTGGGCTGGCTCAGCCACACGGTTGATGATGGGGGCCACATTGGTGGGGCCGTAGAGCTGGATCTGGGGCAGGCAACGACGGTAGGAGGCGATGACCCCTGAGATCTCTGTGAGTGAAGAGAAGTTGTGAAGCTGGCAGAAATGAGCAGGGCCCCCTCCTGACACTCCTTAAAGCAAGGAAATGCTTCCAGGTCTGAGGACTGCCCTCCCCTCGAGTTCCTTCGTTAAGCAGTGGGAGAGTTGGATGGTCCCTTGGCAGGGAGAGTTGGGTGCAGATGCTGGGCCTCGGCCCTGGAAGCCTCACCTGATAAAGACAGGCCTGGGATGGGTGGAAGGGACAGGAAGCTGGGCCCTGGGGAATGGAGTCTGTGCTCCTGTGTGGAGTGTGTCTGCGGGGAGGCGGGGCAGGTGAAAATCTCCCCTTTTACCTTCACATTCAGGATTTTCCGGGTCAAAGTTGATAGCAAAGTCATGGGACACCTGTGAGGGCAAGGCGGGAGCAGTGAGGGCCTGCCTTTTCTGCCTGACTGACACGCCCCCCATCTCCTTCTTTCCCTCGCATCTAGCCTACCTCGAAGTTGGGGGGGATTCGAGCCCCAAAGCCAAAAGCTGGGAACCGCTTATCACTGGGGAGAAGAAAAAGCTGTGGAATCCATTGGGCAAGGCCTCCCTGCCTGGTCCCTCCCGCCCCACTCCCTCCTACCTGTCATAGTCCTGGCAGATGCCTCCCACTGCACGCAGGGCCTGCAGGTAGTGGTTGGGCTGTCGGGGACTGAGGCAGTGCAGGGACTGGCTGCTCCTCGGGTCCCCATTGGAGGCGGTGAAGTCGATGGCCacctgggtgggggtgggaagaagGTCATGCTGCAACCATGAGAGCCACCAGATTGCCTAGGCCAGAGCTGGGATCTGTAGGGAGGACTAAGATGAGTGGTGGGGAGGCTACGGGTAGCCACGTAATGATGTGGGGGGGCATAAGCTGACAATGCGAAGGCTCATGAGCAGCCCAAGTTGGGGCAGTGGAGATTCTGGGCTCCTTCCTTTCACTATGGACTCAGCCCCTCCCTCTTGCCTGTGTGCCCTCCCTCTGAGTCTTTACCGTGAAGCTGATCTGGCAGCCACCCATGATGTAATCCAGGAAGGTGTGCACCTTCTCCACCTGGAGGTAGGGAGAAGGGTAAGGCGAGGGGATGGGGTGGTCCTTTGAGGAGGGAGCTTGGGTAGGGCTTCTGTGGGGAACATGGGGCAGCCAGAGTTTTTTGGGTTGCAGTTGGGGGTGGTTTCCAGTTCCCAGAAGCAGAGAAACTGGTCTTTGAAACAAGGGAAGGGTTGAACCTGAGTGTGgtaggggcaggggctggggcaagGCTTGAAGTAGGAAGTGAAATTTACCGTGCACTGGGCCAGCACTACCGTCCCTGAGCTCTTGTAATTCTTCTTCTTGTCCCGATACTTGGGGTTGATACAGTCCCACTGCATCTAGACCCCACCCCACAAGCTCAGGGTCACAAGTCCATCAGGTGAcccctctttctcccttccaGCAGAGCCTCCCAGAGCAAGACCCCCATGGCTCCGTCCTTCAGCTGAGCCCAGGTGCTTTCCACCCTCTCCACTTCCTATCACCTATGGTGGTCTCTTCAGCATCACCCTCAGGATTCTCCCAGGGATCTGGGTGGGATTCTGGGGGTGGGGTATTTGTGGCACCTCCTGCCCAGGGTTTGCCGTCCCTTCCTGCATCTCCTGGAAAGTGCTGGTGAACTCGCCGATGAAGTCATGCTTCCCACTGGAGTCATAGTCGTACACCAGGAACTGAGAaggcagggggaggggtggggtcAGGTTGGAGATGCTCTGCGGTGTTCACGGTGAGTAGGGGGACTCGGGGACTTGGAGTAGGGGGACTTGGGCCTTACGGTCTCCATGCCCAAACACACATCCTCAACCTGCCCGGAGAGGCCACCTGCTGAACTTTGTTCTTTGGCTCTATCTTTTAGGGACTTTGGCCACTGATAAAATGCACACATGTGGGAAGTTTAACATTGAGCTGTGACCTATTATTTATCCCACAGTGGGATGTGATTATCActtgggggagaggagggaggcttGCCACATGCAGGGGAAAGGTCTTAGATAGCAGATTGGTTGCTCTAAGTAGGCTGTGCTGGCTTGGCTGGGACTTCACCTTGAGAGGTCGGTGAACATCACAGCTGCATAGGGAATGCAGGGACAGGCGGAACGGCTCCCAGCTGGGGTTCAGGTTGTTCTTCACCACCTTGGAGAGGCACCAGGTGGCTGGTCAGCTCCTGTCTGGGTTTTCTTACTTTACTCTCCCTCCCTTCATCCCCATAGCCCCAGGCACCAACCTCAGTTCTCCAGACCAGCTGATCACTTTGGTCCTCGTTGGTCTTATAGATTTCCATGAAAGGGTCAGACTTGCTGAACAGATCCTGAAGATACAGGAGAAAGGGCCCTTGAGGTTGGTGAGAGCTGCAAGGAGGGTGGGGGATGGGCTCACACTGGGAAGAGAGCAGGCCTGGGCTCCTGGGATCTGTCTTGAGTGGGAGGCCTAGGAGTGACAGGGGAGTTGGGGGCCTGGACTCTGGGGTTCCAACCTTGTTGTCCAGCTTGTAGGCTCTGAAGGTGAGTTGCACATAGTCGTTTGTGCCTGATACCTCCTCGGCCACGATCTGCAAGGGAGATACAAGTGGCAGGACTCCCCTAACCTTACCACAAGGGCCACCCCATCCCCTTTCCCTTAGGTGGGGGTGGTCCTGGGCATGATGTCACCATAGGTGTCCATGCAGGGGCATTGAATACCTGGACCAAGGGTGAGTACAGGTGATCTTGCCTACCGTGATGGTGGACTTGCCCGCAGTCTTCCCATTCTTCAGCAATAATGGCTTAGTGACCTTGGTTTGTGACACAATCTGGggatggaggtggagggagaCCCAGCTGTGACATCCCCATCTGCCTTGGCCACGTACAAGGGATGGAATAATAAATGCTCTGAGTGTCCGCAAAGGTTGGCACTTTGAGTTGGGCTAGGGTTGGGCTCAATTTTTACAATAGTCTGAAGAGGGAAGCACTCTGACCACTCCTCCATTTTTTAGATAGGAAAactaagactcagagaggttaagtatctttcctgaggctgcacagctaGTGAATGGCAGAAATGGGAGCCAAGGCTGGGTTGAACTAGCTCTAGAGCtcatgttttctctctttttggctTCCAGAGGCAAAGCTGATGGAGGTAGGGTAGGGTAGCCGGGGAGACCGGGAATACAGACCTGGCCCAAGGTGCACTCCGTAGAGCCGAGGAAGGTATCATTTCGGGGGCTGGTGGCTCCGTCCTCGGCATCGAACACGTGGAACTGCAGGGGCTGCttctcctcaaaaaaatactCAACGGCCAGCACCCGGGAGAAGACAGGGCTGGAACAGGAGCGAAGCACCTCCGTGCGCTCTACCTGTGGTAGTGGTTGAAGGGAGGCGAGGGCTCTCTGGGAACCGAGGATACTTTTCCCTGTCCTGGACTGCCCTAGTCATGCCAGCTCTTCTTGGGCCCCCACGTCCCCAGCAACCAGCTCTTCTCTTCCTAAGCTGATCCCTGAGCTTGGGGTGCTGCCTGCCCACTGGACTCTCAGTCCTCCGGGCTATCATGAGGCCTTTGGGAGCAACCCCACTGCCTCTGGGTCAATCTCAGGACCCTCTGGGACTCCATCTCCAAGGTACCCAAGCGGCCTCGAGAAGGCGCCGCAGAGTCCACACATTTCCCTGCAAGGCTTTCACTGCTCCCAcccagcctccctccttcccaagCTTAACCCAGGTTAGTTAAGGAGAAACCTGAGCTGCTCTCACCTCCACCCACTGCTCATCAGAGTAGAGCTTGAGCAGCACGCAGGGGTGGGGTTTGGTGAGTGTGTCCCGGTccaggaggccatggcaggaCACCCGCAGCTCCACCCGAGAGGCCCCCAGCGTCATGGTTGGGGGCTCAGGCACCCATCCCATCTCAGGGTCCGACATGTCACTGTGGGGACAGAGCAGGTGGCCTGGACCCTGGAAAGGGAACACCTGCCAGCAGAGGGGTCTATCCTCTAGGGTCCCTGGGCCCCACCCCTTAACCTCCTTCCCTAGACCCTGGGGCCTCACGGACCTCCTGCTTCCCCTGCCCTCTGCTCAGCTTCACCAGAGTTCTGAGCAGGGGAGGGCAGAGGACCTGAGCCTCCCACTCCTGCTCAGAAGCCCTGTGCTGCTGGCCTAGGTATGCATGGATGGGGCTGGAGAGGGCTGAAGGATTGGGGTGGGGATGTTCCTGGCAGTCTTGGCTCCTAGGCCATCGATTGATCTACACTTTCTGCTGCCTCAGCACCTTCTGCTATTTCCCGACTGGTGTTGTGCCAGTGCTGCACTCAGTCTTGGCACGAGGGAGCTAAACTAGGGcaagggggtggggcagggggtggagAGGCCCCTGGAGGTCTGAAGAGGATGG harbors:
- the NRL gene encoding neural retina-specific leucine zipper protein isoform X1: MGNLAEAESRRAPLAAPRGRAQRKVHSSQPSSRMALPPSPLAMEYVNDFDLMKFEVKREPSEGRPGPPTASLGSTPYSSVPPSPTFSEPGMVGATEGTRPGLEELYWLATLQQQLGAGEALGLSPEEAMELLQGQGPVPVDGPHGYYPGSPEETGAQHVQLAERFSDAALVSMSVRELNRQLRGCGRDEALRLKQRRRTLKNRGYAQACRSKRLQQRRGLEAERARLAAQLDALRAEVARLARERDLYKARCDRLTSSGPGSGDPSPLFL
- the NRL gene encoding neural retina-specific leucine zipper protein isoform X2 — translated: MALPPSPLAMEYVNDFDLMKFEVKREPSEGRPGPPTASLGSTPYSSVPPSPTFSEPGMVGATEGTRPGLEELYWLATLQQQLGAGEALGLSPEEAMELLQGQGPVPVDGPHGYYPGSPEETGAQHVQLAERFSDAALVSMSVRELNRQLRGCGRDEALRLKQRRRTLKNRGYAQACRSKRLQQRRGLEAERARLAAQLDALRAEVARLARERDLYKARCDRLTSSGPGSGDPSPLFL
- the CPNE6 gene encoding copine-6 isoform X2; translated protein: MEIYKTNEDQSDQLVWRTEVVKNNLNPSWEPFRLSLHSLCSCDVHRPLKFLVYDYDSSGKHDFIGEFTSTFQEMQEGTANPGQEMQWDCINPKYRDKKKNYKSSGTVVLAQCTVEKVHTFLDYIMGGCQISFTVAIDFTASNGDPRSSQSLHCLSPRQPNHYLQALRAVGGICQDYDSDKRFPAFGFGARIPPNFEVSHDFAINFDPENPECEEISGVIASYRRCLPQIQLYGPTNVAPIINRVAEPAQREQSTGQATKYSVLLVLTDGVVSDMAETRTAIVRASRLPMSIIIVGVGNADFSDMRLLDGDDGPLRCPRGVPAARDIVQFVPFRDFKDAAPSALAKCVLAEVPRQVVEYYASQGISPGAPRPCTLATTPSPSP
- the CPNE6 gene encoding copine-6 isoform X1, yielding MSDPEMGWVPEPPTMTLGASRVELRVSCHGLLDRDTLTKPHPCVLLKLYSDEQWVEVERTEVLRSCSSPVFSRVLAVEYFFEEKQPLQFHVFDAEDGATSPRNDTFLGSTECTLGQIVSQTKVTKPLLLKNGKTAGKSTITIVAEEVSGTNDYVQLTFRAYKLDNKDLFSKSDPFMEIYKTNEDQSDQLVWRTEVVKNNLNPSWEPFRLSLHSLCSCDVHRPLKFLVYDYDSSGKHDFIGEFTSTFQEMQEGTANPGQEMQWDCINPKYRDKKKNYKSSGTVVLAQCTVEKVHTFLDYIMGGCQISFTVAIDFTASNGDPRSSQSLHCLSPRQPNHYLQALRAVGGICQDYDSDKRFPAFGFGARIPPNFEVSHDFAINFDPENPECEEISGVIASYRRCLPQIQLYGPTNVAPIINRVAEPAQREQSTGQATKYSVLLVLTDGVVSDMAETRTAIVRASRLPMSIIIVGVGNADFSDMRLLDGDDGPLRCPRGVPAARDIVQFVPFRDFKDAAPSALAKCVLAEVPRQVVEYYASQGISPGAPRPCTLATTPSPSP